The Halomicronema hongdechloris C2206 genome includes a window with the following:
- the pflB gene encoding formate C-acetyltransferase: MFDQWIGFEPGDWMTTIDVRDFIQTNYTPYDGDDSFLAPATERTQALWRQVSTLMEREREQGVLDVETAVPSSITAHAPGYIDQGAEQIVGVQTDQPLKRGIMPFGGIRVVKKSLEAYGYQLDPSTEAIFTQYRKTHNDGVFDAYTKEMRLARHSGIVTGLPDAYGRGRIIGDYRRVALYGIDRLIADKKAQQESLELDSITEAVIRLREELSEQIRALFELKTMAAAYGFDIGRPAANTQEAIQWLYFGYLGAVKEQNGAAMSLGRVSTFLDVYCQRDLENGIFDEATLQEFVDHFVMKLRMVRFLRTPEYNQLFSGDPTWVTESIGGMGNDGRPLVTKASFRFLQTLYNLGPAPEPNLTVLWSERLPLDFRRFCAKVSIDTSSIQYENDDLMRDYYGDDYGIACCVSGMRIGKQMQFFGARVNLAKALLYAINGGKDEKSGEQIAPPYAPLTADVLDYDEVVGRFDYMMDWLARIYVNTLNVIHYMHDKYCYERLEMALHDRDVYRTMACGVAGLSVVADALSAIKHAQVQVIRNQAGLAVDYEVVGDYPAFGNNDERVDAIAADLVEQFMNKVRQHPTYRQAVPTQSILTITSNVVYGKKTGSTPDGRKAGEPFAPGANPMHGRDTKGAVAALESVAKLPYEHAQDGISYTFSIVPGALGKTAEDRTDNLVNLLDGYCQDQGHHINVNVLNRETLLDAMDHPEQYPQLTIRVSGYAVNFIKLTREQQMDVINRTFHQRF, translated from the coding sequence ATGTTTGATCAGTGGATTGGCTTTGAACCGGGCGATTGGATGACCACCATCGATGTCCGCGACTTCATTCAAACCAACTACACCCCCTACGACGGAGACGACAGCTTTCTCGCCCCCGCCACAGAGCGCACCCAAGCGCTGTGGCGGCAAGTCTCAACGCTGATGGAGCGGGAACGGGAACAGGGCGTGTTAGACGTCGAGACGGCCGTGCCCAGCAGCATCACCGCCCATGCCCCTGGCTACATCGACCAGGGTGCAGAGCAGATCGTCGGCGTCCAAACCGATCAGCCTCTGAAACGTGGGATCATGCCCTTCGGCGGCATCCGGGTGGTGAAAAAGTCCCTAGAAGCCTATGGATACCAGCTAGACCCCAGCACCGAAGCCATCTTCACCCAGTACCGCAAAACCCACAACGACGGCGTCTTTGATGCGTATACCAAAGAAATGCGACTGGCCCGTCACTCCGGCATCGTCACCGGGTTGCCGGATGCCTATGGCCGCGGTCGCATCATTGGTGACTATCGCCGCGTCGCCCTCTATGGCATCGACCGGCTGATTGCCGATAAGAAAGCCCAACAGGAATCTCTGGAACTCGACAGCATCACCGAAGCGGTGATTCGGCTGCGGGAAGAGCTCTCAGAGCAGATTCGGGCCCTGTTTGAATTGAAGACCATGGCAGCGGCCTATGGCTTTGACATTGGCCGTCCTGCTGCCAATACCCAGGAAGCCATCCAGTGGCTTTACTTTGGCTACCTGGGGGCAGTGAAAGAGCAAAATGGAGCCGCCATGTCCCTGGGGCGGGTATCTACGTTCTTGGATGTCTATTGCCAACGGGATCTCGAAAACGGCATCTTCGACGAAGCCACCCTCCAGGAATTCGTCGACCATTTCGTGATGAAGCTGCGGATGGTGCGATTCCTGCGGACGCCGGAATACAATCAGCTGTTCTCGGGCGACCCCACCTGGGTGACGGAATCCATCGGCGGCATGGGCAATGACGGTCGTCCTCTGGTCACTAAAGCCAGCTTCCGCTTCCTGCAGACCCTGTACAACTTGGGGCCGGCCCCCGAACCCAACCTGACCGTGCTGTGGTCAGAGCGGTTGCCCCTCGATTTCCGCCGCTTCTGTGCCAAGGTCTCCATTGACACCAGTTCTATCCAGTACGAGAACGATGACCTGATGCGCGACTATTACGGCGATGACTACGGCATTGCCTGTTGTGTCTCCGGCATGCGCATCGGCAAACAGATGCAATTCTTCGGGGCCCGGGTGAATCTGGCCAAGGCCCTACTGTATGCCATCAACGGCGGCAAAGATGAGAAATCCGGCGAGCAGATTGCCCCGCCCTATGCCCCCCTCACCGCTGACGTGCTGGACTATGACGAAGTCGTGGGCCGCTTCGACTACATGATGGACTGGCTGGCCCGCATCTATGTCAACACCCTGAATGTCATCCACTATATGCATGACAAGTACTGCTACGAGCGCCTGGAGATGGCCCTCCATGACCGCGATGTCTATCGCACCATGGCCTGCGGGGTGGCGGGACTGTCCGTGGTGGCCGATGCCCTCTCCGCCATCAAACACGCTCAGGTGCAGGTGATTCGCAACCAAGCAGGACTGGCCGTTGACTACGAGGTGGTCGGTGACTATCCGGCCTTTGGCAACAATGACGAGCGGGTAGATGCGATCGCAGCCGATCTAGTCGAGCAGTTTATGAATAAGGTGCGTCAGCATCCCACCTATCGCCAAGCCGTCCCCACCCAATCCATCCTCACCATTACCTCCAATGTGGTCTACGGCAAGAAGACCGGCAGTACCCCCGATGGCCGCAAAGCAGGAGAACCCTTTGCCCCTGGGGCCAACCCCATGCACGGGCGCGACACCAAAGGAGCAGTTGCAGCGCTAGAGTCAGTAGCTAAACTGCCTTACGAGCATGCCCAAGATGGTATCTCCTACACCTTCTCCATCGTGCCTGGGGCCTTAGGCAAGACCGCAGAGGACCGCACCGATAACCTGGTGAATCTGCTAGACGGTTACTGCCAAGACCAGGGCCATCACATCAACGTCAACGTGCTCAATCGCGAAACCCTTCTGGATGCCATGGACCACCCGGAACAGTATCCGCAACTGACGATTCGGGTATCGGGCTATGCAGTAAACTTCATCAAGCTCACCCGGGAGCAGCAGATGGATGTGATTAACCGCACCTTCCACCAGCGGTTCTAA
- a CDS encoding DUF4186 domain-containing protein: protein MDPNLDAVFERLQRSEFRRRFRLLEREREYLQRQGVATILQHGADFIEQRLAPAHPSRDGRQTPWRGHPVFIAQHATGTCCRRCLSRWHGIPPGQALTSTQQQYILRVIEAWLRRQRVSWDQTTD from the coding sequence ATGGATCCGAATTTGGATGCCGTATTTGAGCGGTTACAACGGTCTGAATTTCGCCGTCGGTTTCGGCTCTTAGAGCGGGAACGGGAGTATCTGCAGCGCCAAGGGGTGGCCACCATTTTGCAGCATGGCGCCGACTTCATCGAGCAGCGATTGGCGCCGGCCCATCCTAGCCGCGACGGGCGTCAAACTCCCTGGCGTGGGCATCCTGTCTTCATTGCCCAACATGCCACTGGCACTTGCTGTCGTCGTTGCCTTAGTCGCTGGCATGGCATTCCTCCTGGCCAAGCGCTGACGTCAACTCAGCAGCAGTACATCTTGAGGGTGATTGAGGCCTGGTTGCGACGGCAACGGGTTTCTTGGGATCAGACAACGGATTAG
- a CDS encoding UbiA prenyltransferase family protein encodes MASLIFSIPKHLRVITDRGYHLFRVTIVYSNIWVAAAIASLVVFVQDTLGLDWQWAPVLLIFASALIPYNLDRIADSYVQEIPDGKAQAYFQQGWGWVVLIAATAATGILLYYADRSVLLVSLGGLVPLIYGLPLFPWWRQHRLQWWRLKDIPASKAWLVAGIITYALIAVPLAYAHAPFTLSAGLTSFFLLIFIGTNSHLFDVRDLESDRQAGVLTLPLLVGLSNHRQIWTALNLVALAVVGWGWLQHLSVPSPLVAIPCVAANLIAIWLIRPATPRPLYSLCIDGYLWLPSLIVAVIRAFQL; translated from the coding sequence ATGGCATCACTCATCTTCTCAATTCCTAAGCACCTGCGAGTCATCACCGATCGGGGCTATCACCTATTCAGAGTCACCATCGTCTATTCAAATATCTGGGTGGCTGCCGCCATCGCCTCTCTGGTGGTATTCGTGCAAGACACCCTAGGCCTCGACTGGCAATGGGCGCCGGTATTGCTAATCTTCGCATCGGCCCTGATTCCTTATAATCTCGATCGCATCGCCGACTCCTACGTGCAAGAGATTCCCGATGGCAAGGCTCAAGCCTATTTCCAGCAAGGCTGGGGCTGGGTAGTGTTAATCGCCGCCACTGCCGCCACCGGGATACTGCTCTACTACGCTGACCGGTCTGTATTACTCGTGAGCTTAGGGGGGCTAGTGCCTTTGATTTACGGCCTGCCCCTCTTTCCCTGGTGGCGACAGCATCGCCTGCAGTGGTGGCGGCTGAAGGATATTCCTGCCTCGAAGGCCTGGTTGGTGGCGGGCATCATCACCTACGCCTTAATTGCCGTGCCCCTGGCCTATGCCCATGCTCCGTTTACCCTATCCGCGGGGTTAACCAGCTTCTTCCTGCTGATTTTCATCGGCACCAACTCCCATCTCTTCGATGTGCGCGATCTGGAATCAGATCGTCAGGCAGGGGTGCTGACTCTGCCCCTACTAGTGGGACTATCTAACCATCGCCAGATTTGGACGGCCTTGAACCTAGTGGCCTTAGCCGTGGTGGGCTGGGGCTGGCTGCAGCATTTATCTGTGCCGTCACCGCTAGTAGCCATCCCTTGTGTAGCTGCTAATTTAATTGCCATCTGGCTGATCCGGCCGGCTACACCGCGCCCCCTGTACAGTCTTTGCATAGACGGTTACTTGTGGTTACCCAGTCTCATCGTGGCAGTGATAAGGGCCTTTCAGTTATAG
- a CDS encoding GAF domain-containing protein, translating to MTVKSSTREAARLEALRQYSILDTPSEQTYDDITDLAAFICDVPIALISMVDLNRQWFKARVGLEVTETSRDVSFCAHAILDKQMLVIHDALEDERFQQNPLVTCAPGIRFYAGVPLVTPEGHALGTLCVIDRQPRELSEQQKNALEALARQVVTQLELKRVSARLANALETIEIMEGLIPICSYCKGMRDDQGYWSTVERFIEQHADVSFTHGVCDRCMRQHFPDVATALLADDPAAATTTDTEDELIE from the coding sequence ATGACTGTCAAGTCCTCGACTCGCGAAGCGGCCCGCCTGGAAGCCCTGAGGCAGTACAGCATTCTAGATACTCCCTCTGAGCAGACCTATGATGACATCACCGACTTAGCGGCGTTTATCTGTGATGTGCCCATTGCCTTAATCAGCATGGTCGATTTGAATCGGCAATGGTTCAAGGCGAGGGTAGGACTGGAGGTGACTGAGACCAGCCGTGATGTCTCCTTCTGTGCCCATGCCATCCTGGACAAACAGATGTTGGTAATCCACGATGCCCTCGAGGATGAACGCTTTCAGCAAAATCCTCTGGTCACCTGTGCCCCGGGCATTCGCTTCTATGCCGGGGTGCCGCTAGTGACCCCTGAGGGCCATGCTTTAGGGACCCTCTGCGTGATTGATCGCCAGCCTAGGGAGTTGTCTGAGCAGCAGAAAAATGCCCTGGAAGCCCTGGCTCGTCAGGTGGTGACGCAACTGGAGCTGAAACGGGTGTCGGCTCGATTGGCAAATGCCCTGGAGACAATCGAGATCATGGAGGGGCTGATTCCGATTTGTTCGTACTGCAAGGGCATGCGTGACGATCAGGGGTATTGGTCGACGGTTGAGCGGTTCATCGAACAGCATGCGGATGTCTCTTTCACCCACGGGGTTTGCGATCGCTGTATGCGCCAGCATTTTCCAGATGTGGCGACTGCTCTATTGGCAGATGACCCTGCGGCAGCAACGACCACAGATACAGAGGATGAGTTGATTGAGTAG
- the ggt gene encoding gamma-glutamyltransferase: MGQTVRGVVAAGHPQTAEAGAEMLRRGGNAFDAVVAAALTACVTESVLTSLAGGGFLLAHTATGEDRLFDFFSQTPGRKEIDFSLDFYPIEANFGDVIQEFHIGLGSMAVPGTLAGLLHGHRRLGRLPLAAVIEPAVHWARAGIEVTPFQAYCFQVLQPILTATPATRAMYAPQGPLLQAGDMLRFSQFADTLAYLAKNQGQALYQGELAEQIARDCATQGGYLTRADLSRYRVIERSPLRVTYRGNTLLSNPPPSSGGTLIAFSLKLLAQAEMAATDYTGPGHLALLTAAMGLTNAARRDGYDANLYQRDITDWFLGEAHLASYYQAFGDVVNKWGSTTHISVLDAEGNAASLTGSNGEGAAYVIPGTDIMINNMLGEEDLNPHGFHQWHPNRRISSMMAPSMVLQEGQPRLVLGSGGSNRIRTAILQVMSNVLDFDMDLETAVTAPRVHWERGVFHLEPGIDRAVLEATSLLRDVQPVWWQRPNMFFGGVHTVARLDDGTIIGMGDPRRGGAVAYS, encoded by the coding sequence ATGGGCCAGACGGTAAGAGGAGTTGTGGCAGCTGGTCATCCCCAGACAGCAGAGGCTGGAGCCGAGATGCTACGCCGGGGAGGCAATGCCTTCGATGCCGTCGTGGCCGCCGCCCTGACCGCCTGTGTGACCGAATCGGTGCTCACCTCCCTGGCCGGCGGCGGCTTCCTGTTGGCCCATACTGCCACCGGGGAGGACCGATTATTTGACTTCTTTAGCCAGACCCCTGGTCGTAAGGAGATTGATTTTTCCCTCGATTTCTACCCGATTGAGGCCAACTTTGGCGATGTCATACAAGAGTTCCACATCGGCCTGGGATCCATGGCCGTGCCGGGCACGCTGGCCGGGTTGCTGCATGGGCATCGTCGCCTGGGTCGCCTGCCCCTGGCGGCTGTGATTGAACCGGCAGTTCATTGGGCTAGGGCCGGGATCGAGGTCACGCCCTTCCAGGCCTACTGCTTTCAGGTGTTGCAACCTATCCTGACGGCGACGCCAGCCACCCGAGCCATGTATGCCCCCCAGGGACCCCTACTGCAGGCGGGGGATATGCTCCGGTTTTCTCAATTCGCCGATACGCTGGCATACCTGGCAAAGAATCAGGGGCAGGCCCTCTACCAGGGGGAGTTGGCTGAGCAGATTGCTCGGGATTGCGCCACCCAGGGCGGATATCTGACGCGAGCGGATCTCAGCCGTTACCGGGTGATTGAACGGTCACCGCTGCGGGTGACCTATCGGGGCAACACCCTGCTGAGCAATCCGCCGCCGAGCTCCGGCGGCACCCTGATTGCCTTTTCCCTGAAACTGCTGGCCCAGGCTGAGATGGCGGCCACTGACTACACGGGTCCGGGCCATTTGGCCCTACTGACGGCGGCCATGGGCTTGACCAATGCTGCTCGGCGAGATGGCTATGATGCCAATCTGTACCAGCGCGATATTACCGATTGGTTTCTGGGGGAGGCTCATCTGGCCAGCTATTATCAGGCCTTTGGCGACGTTGTAAATAAATGGGGCAGCACCACCCACATCAGTGTGTTGGATGCAGAAGGCAATGCCGCCAGCCTGACCGGGTCTAATGGGGAGGGCGCTGCCTACGTGATTCCGGGCACGGACATCATGATCAACAACATGCTGGGAGAAGAGGACTTAAACCCCCATGGCTTTCACCAGTGGCATCCCAATCGGCGGATCTCGTCGATGATGGCGCCGAGTATGGTGCTGCAGGAGGGACAACCACGACTGGTGTTGGGCTCTGGCGGCTCCAATCGCATTCGCACCGCCATCTTACAGGTCATGTCGAATGTGCTGGACTTCGACATGGATCTGGAGACGGCAGTAACCGCGCCCCGGGTGCACTGGGAACGGGGGGTATTTCATCTGGAACCTGGCATCGATCGGGCCGTCCTCGAGGCCACATCTCTGCTGAGGGACGTGCAGCCGGTCTGGTGGCAGCGGCCCAATATGTTTTTCGGCGGGGTCCATACGGTGGCTCGACTGGACGATGGCACCATCATCGGCATGGGAGATCCCCGGCGTGGCGGCGCCGTAGCCTACAGTTAA
- a CDS encoding carotenoid oxygenase family protein has translation MKAWARAIASPAQEFSNTALPVLAGQIPSGLRGSLYRNGPARFERGQQRVNHWFDGDGAILAVHFGDSKATGVYRYVRSAGFEAEAEADALLYRGYGTLAPGPIWKRWQAQLKNAANTSVLALPDRLLALWEGGFPHQLRLDTLETLGLDDLGQLTGDEPYSAHPKRHHRTGDIFNFGIVAGADATLNLYRSNPQGHIHQKASIPLNGIPLIHDFVLADRYLVFCVPPVRLNALPAVLGFQSFSEALLWQPKRGSQIVVVDADSLEVVAWEQVDPWFQWHFGKGYLDIDGTVVLDVVAYADFSTNQQLREVVDGQIHTPAAAQLRRLRLQPTTGQILDDRVVVDQHCEFPQVAWSGEDVALAPTYLSLHAPGRDATGELLSAIGCLDPVSEQLTIVDAGVNCYPSEPVYAADTESDQGWILTVVYDGNHHNSEVWIYRAEALADGPVCRLGLPQVIPHSFHGTWQSAA, from the coding sequence TTGAAGGCATGGGCCAGAGCCATCGCCTCGCCAGCTCAAGAATTTTCAAACACTGCCTTGCCGGTCCTGGCCGGACAGATTCCGTCAGGGCTGAGGGGCAGTCTCTATCGCAATGGTCCCGCCCGGTTTGAGCGGGGACAGCAGCGGGTCAACCACTGGTTCGATGGGGATGGAGCCATATTGGCCGTCCACTTCGGAGACAGCAAAGCCACGGGGGTCTATCGCTATGTGCGTTCGGCTGGCTTCGAGGCGGAAGCCGAGGCCGACGCCTTGCTCTACCGTGGCTACGGCACCCTGGCCCCAGGCCCGATCTGGAAACGTTGGCAGGCTCAGCTGAAAAACGCCGCCAACACCTCAGTCCTAGCCCTGCCGGATCGACTGCTGGCCCTTTGGGAAGGCGGCTTCCCCCATCAGTTACGTCTGGATACCCTGGAGACCTTGGGATTGGATGATCTGGGCCAACTGACTGGCGATGAGCCCTATTCGGCCCATCCCAAGCGCCACCATCGCACCGGCGACATCTTCAATTTCGGCATCGTGGCCGGGGCCGATGCCACCCTCAATCTCTATCGCAGCAATCCCCAGGGCCACATCCACCAGAAAGCTAGCATTCCCCTCAATGGCATTCCCCTAATCCACGACTTCGTCTTGGCAGACCGTTACCTGGTGTTTTGTGTACCGCCAGTGCGACTCAATGCCCTGCCAGCGGTGTTGGGCTTTCAAAGTTTCAGCGAGGCACTGTTGTGGCAACCGAAACGAGGCAGCCAAATCGTGGTAGTGGATGCCGATAGCCTGGAGGTGGTGGCCTGGGAACAGGTGGATCCTTGGTTTCAATGGCACTTTGGTAAGGGTTACCTGGATATCGATGGCACCGTGGTGCTGGACGTGGTGGCCTATGCCGACTTCAGCACCAATCAACAGCTGCGGGAAGTCGTAGATGGCCAGATCCACACGCCTGCGGCGGCGCAACTGCGGCGGCTGCGGCTACAGCCGACGACGGGGCAGATTCTGGACGACCGGGTGGTGGTGGACCAGCACTGCGAGTTTCCCCAGGTGGCCTGGTCTGGGGAAGATGTGGCCCTGGCCCCGACCTACCTGTCTCTCCATGCCCCTGGTCGCGATGCCACGGGCGAGTTACTCAGCGCCATCGGTTGCCTGGACCCGGTCAGCGAGCAGTTGACCATTGTCGATGCCGGTGTCAATTGCTATCCCTCAGAGCCGGTCTATGCGGCGGATACTGAAAGCGACCAGGGCTGGATTTTGACGGTGGTCTATGACGGCAACCACCACAACAGCGAGGTCTGGATCTATCGGGCCGAGGCCCTGGCGGATGGCCCTGTCTGTCGCTTGGGTCTGCCCCAGGTGATTCCCCACAGTTTCCACGGCACTTGGCAGAGCGCTGCCTAG
- a CDS encoding S-adenosylmethionine decarboxylase, giving the protein MKDLAPQITRQRLLIEGCYTTDVDRDTIAAYLLGVAAHLGLRAYGTPIIHAPGGLGKAENQGFDAFIPLIDSGISLYVWSSAKFFATVLFTCKAFDTQQAVDYTWQFFQAHALEYQVF; this is encoded by the coding sequence ATGAAAGACCTTGCCCCCCAGATCACCCGCCAGAGACTGCTGATCGAAGGCTGCTACACCACCGATGTCGATCGCGACACCATCGCGGCTTATCTCCTGGGAGTAGCGGCTCACCTAGGGTTGCGCGCCTACGGCACCCCCATCATCCATGCCCCCGGCGGCCTCGGCAAAGCAGAAAACCAAGGCTTCGATGCCTTTATCCCCCTGATCGACTCTGGCATCTCCCTCTATGTCTGGAGTTCCGCTAAGTTCTTCGCCACGGTACTATTCACCTGCAAAGCCTTCGACACCCAGCAAGCTGTCGACTACACCTGGCAATTTTTTCAGGCCCACGCCCTGGAGTATCAGGTCTTCTGA
- the pdxR gene encoding MocR-like pyridoxine biosynthesis transcription factor PdxR has translation MDLALSLDRNSTIPLYQQLAEELRGAVLQKRLKPNQQLPPSRLLAQSLDISRVTVTQSYDQLVSEGYLETRKGSGTFVCAQLPEDYLQIEPIAQNSSPSSAPTRLSQFGTQLLAGQALEGPCPQSAINFRYGNPASELFPMDLWRRLLTRHCSTSSSLMNYSADAAGYLPLRQAIADYLGRSRAVQCSPEQVIIVNGSQQALDLIARLTLDAGDWVAMEDPGYLGARYCFAAQGANLQPIPVDEEGVDVAALAQYPQSFKLLYVTPSHQFPTGVTLSLSRRLALLQWAQQTGTLILEDDYDGEYRYGDRPIPALQGLDRNNTVIYVGTFSKILFPALRIGYLVVPKAWIPLVSRAKWLCDRQSPLLEQYALADFFTEGHFDRHIRRMRHLYNQQRQALVNVLKESFDSRITILGENAGIHLMAKLETPIPDEAVIQRAASVDVGVISAQSYYLASPKTGEFIFGYAQLDEDQIQQGIQALAQVLKA, from the coding sequence ATGGATTTGGCCCTCTCCCTCGATCGCAACTCCACCATTCCCCTGTATCAGCAGCTAGCGGAAGAATTGCGGGGTGCTGTTTTGCAAAAACGCCTCAAGCCCAACCAACAATTACCGCCCTCCCGCCTGTTGGCCCAGTCTCTGGATATCTCGCGGGTGACGGTAACCCAAAGCTATGACCAACTGGTGAGTGAGGGATATTTGGAGACTCGGAAAGGCTCGGGCACCTTTGTCTGTGCTCAACTCCCGGAAGACTATTTACAGATTGAACCAATTGCCCAGAACTCATCCCCCTCATCCGCTCCCACCCGGCTGTCTCAGTTCGGCACTCAGTTGTTAGCTGGACAGGCTCTGGAAGGGCCATGTCCTCAATCAGCAATTAACTTTCGCTATGGCAACCCCGCCTCGGAGTTGTTTCCGATGGATCTCTGGCGACGGCTCCTCACCCGTCACTGCAGCACGTCCTCAAGCCTCATGAATTACAGTGCCGATGCAGCGGGATATCTGCCCCTGAGGCAGGCGATCGCCGACTACCTGGGGCGGTCTCGGGCAGTGCAGTGCAGTCCAGAACAGGTCATCATCGTCAACGGATCTCAACAAGCCCTCGACCTGATTGCTCGCCTTACCCTGGATGCTGGGGATTGGGTCGCCATGGAAGATCCAGGCTATTTGGGGGCCAGGTATTGCTTCGCCGCACAGGGGGCGAATCTGCAGCCTATCCCCGTGGATGAAGAAGGGGTAGATGTGGCGGCACTGGCTCAGTATCCCCAGTCATTCAAGCTGCTGTATGTCACTCCTTCCCATCAATTTCCCACTGGCGTTACCCTGTCCCTTTCCCGTCGATTGGCCCTGTTGCAATGGGCACAACAGACCGGAACCCTGATTCTGGAAGATGACTACGACGGTGAATATCGCTACGGCGATCGCCCCATTCCGGCCCTGCAAGGACTGGATCGCAACAATACGGTCATCTACGTGGGCACCTTCTCTAAAATTCTCTTTCCTGCTTTGCGGATTGGCTATCTAGTGGTGCCAAAGGCCTGGATACCCCTGGTGAGTCGGGCTAAGTGGTTGTGCGATCGCCAGTCTCCATTGCTGGAGCAATATGCCCTGGCGGATTTCTTCACCGAAGGCCATTTTGATCGGCATATCCGGCGAATGCGCCACCTCTACAATCAGCAGCGGCAGGCATTGGTTAACGTATTGAAGGAGAGCTTTGACTCTAGGATCACCATTTTGGGAGAGAATGCCGGAATTCACTTGATGGCAAAGCTTGAAACACCGATACCCGATGAGGCTGTAATTCAGCGGGCCGCCAGCGTCGATGTAGGCGTGATCAGCGCCCAGAGCTACTATTTGGCAAGCCCCAAAACCGGGGAGTTTATTTTTGGCTATGCCCAGCTTGATGAAGACCAGATTCAGCAAGGAATTCAGGCGTTAGCGCAGGTTTTGAAGGCGTAA
- a CDS encoding pyridoxamine 5'-phosphate oxidase family protein: MTTSSMLKPTDRSKVKRRPQKGHYDRELIHQILDEALVIHVGFIANNQPFVIPMGYGRDGDCLYIHGTSASRMLKSLEQGIDVCVTATLLDGLVIARSLFHYSMNYRSVVLFGRATLLEDEAEKTQALKVLSEHMVPGSWEQARRPTAQEVKATKVLVFPIEEGSAKVSTGDPKDDASDYELPIWAGQIPLKITPGVPIPDSKLADGIAIPENLLKYHRGG; the protein is encoded by the coding sequence ATGACTACTTCAAGCATGCTGAAACCCACTGACCGCAGCAAGGTGAAACGCCGGCCCCAAAAAGGACACTACGATCGGGAGTTAATCCATCAAATTTTGGATGAGGCCCTTGTGATCCATGTTGGATTTATTGCCAACAACCAGCCCTTCGTCATCCCCATGGGATATGGACGGGACGGTGATTGCCTCTACATCCATGGCACATCGGCCAGTCGGATGCTGAAGAGCTTAGAGCAGGGTATTGATGTTTGCGTGACCGCTACGTTGTTGGACGGTTTGGTGATCGCGCGATCGCTGTTCCACTACTCCATGAACTATCGATCGGTGGTGCTGTTCGGTCGGGCCACGTTACTTGAAGATGAAGCGGAAAAGACCCAAGCTCTTAAAGTATTGTCGGAACATATGGTTCCCGGTAGCTGGGAACAGGCTCGCAGGCCCACGGCTCAAGAGGTCAAGGCGACCAAAGTATTGGTATTCCCCATTGAAGAAGGCTCTGCCAAGGTCAGCACGGGTGACCCGAAGGATGATGCTTCCGATTACGAATTACCCATCTGGGCCGGGCAGATACCCCTTAAAATTACCCCTGGTGTGCCTATCCCAGATTCTAAACTGGCTGACGGTATCGCCATTCCTGAAAACCTACTGAAGTATCACCGAGGGGGTTAG
- a CDS encoding gamma-glutamylcyclotransferase family protein — protein sequence MEKTWIFFYGTFMSAQVLRQHGIDCPETYAARLSGYALSIRPRVNLTPSPESWTYGGLAFISHGEIASLYEDLKQQFGIVYHPYPVVAELSDQTMRAALCFISPNIPDAAPDGSYVDELSKCAEEMGAPKSYIDHIQSFQIFNPLK from the coding sequence ATGGAAAAAACTTGGATTTTTTTCTACGGCACGTTTATGAGCGCCCAGGTGCTGCGCCAGCACGGCATTGACTGTCCTGAAACCTATGCAGCCCGACTGAGCGGATACGCCCTCTCAATCCGTCCCAGGGTAAACCTGACCCCCAGCCCAGAGTCATGGACCTATGGAGGGTTGGCTTTCATTAGCCACGGAGAAATCGCTAGTCTCTACGAAGACCTGAAGCAGCAGTTTGGAATTGTTTATCATCCCTATCCGGTTGTGGCTGAACTGTCTGACCAGACTATGAGAGCGGCCTTGTGTTTTATATCCCCAAATATTCCTGATGCCGCTCCTGATGGGAGCTATGTTGATGAGCTGAGTAAATGCGCTGAGGAAATGGGGGCTCCCAAAAGCTATATCGACCACATCCAGTCATTTCAAATCTTTAACCCATTGAAATAG
- a CDS encoding RidA family protein — protein MPHDADGNLVGIGSPQAQANQCLQNLRILMNLYGFGDRDIRPLKIYVVGDHANLTEAWKAVTEWFDNTVPPATLLGVNLLGHENQLVEIDATIIKIDS, from the coding sequence GTGCCTCATGATGCGGATGGCAATTTAGTCGGCATTGGTAGTCCCCAAGCCCAGGCCAACCAATGCTTGCAGAATCTGCGTATTTTGATGAATTTGTATGGCTTTGGCGACCGCGACATCCGGCCACTCAAGATATACGTGGTGGGTGATCATGCAAATCTCACAGAGGCCTGGAAGGCCGTGACAGAATGGTTTGACAACACGGTACCTCCTGCCACGCTGCTGGGGGTTAACCTACTGGGCCATGAAAACCAGCTGGTCGAAATTGACGCGACGATTATCAAGATAGATAGTTAG